One segment of Erigeron canadensis isolate Cc75 chromosome 2, C_canadensis_v1, whole genome shotgun sequence DNA contains the following:
- the LOC122587082 gene encoding protein NLP6-like, with protein sequence MEFKSGLGSSLENPNGYSIRKEKLFIRNLQNELPAEPQESDTITNGSKNRVENVVGCHEEVNDKIHKALKSLRLREKCNLVQFWAPCSNGNYILLKTVDQPFHQGKPNNGLSSYRRESERNWFLVDEKCEEEDLIPVARVFRTQLPEWTSDVMNYYSKKYPLQDFAIRLNLHGYLVLPVFDPNTMTCVGVLEFITYLSNLDCAYEVQEVHRTLKAVNLISPQAFDCPASNVNSEYRKHELDEIFTILKELCDTYSLPLAQTWVVSSWSSYTAVGDKVEKTCSCFNSSCIGKVCMSSTSLPFYVPDLQHWNFRKACREHHLLTSQGVVGRALSSHGSSFCPDVTELGEEEYPLVHNARMSGLRGCFAIYLNSREHDHSYVLEFFLPVDMRESAELQNMMQKLKMHIRFSSFECGDQAGTEVIGRAMEVSQQSLSIQLNMDPTSMSKEIIQLDLEDSQTVGETSAQNDCISSQDPYRFTQVYRKNLSSITNSQKMSVNDVSSKKIDVPTEGKGFTSAENGVFVKQSRKHKTDSPGSEQIQKYIEKLINEASLGDMSREILNSKDSGRVHEFNAETAFCVGCPINWKNAITKRENMFVDDATSKKIDFVSGEAALMEHRIKPKSDDLIAEHKQKYSEKPTDEVSRSFGSLSSDIWQLSQNEHDLVNSYHKNWSSAVANTEEIIVADVLAAKSDVGSVENGCNSERKGAYTRRRRKRKMDSITQRSIQQYFGKPIAEASTRLGVSRSTLKRVCRELDIPRWPFPQRNKKHSHFSISVVIRLLIRIKRWSCSTSQHGFSAKWWICGKHNAFAAKSNQLCDSRKGESICERIYLSKSLKESDDCIETLISYSKPQQACFGIYEAACLLLGLKRWRKRTLLKHATQCNDYLIDDGHSDINIFNVFPYKNMVYGSETCKVTVKAAYKDDIVKFDFPFSLGLSKLKNQVAQRIKLQATRFHLKYKDEDDDLILITCDEDLCSLVPFSATSASHYWHYRG encoded by the exons ATGGAGTTTAAATCTGGTCTTGGTTCAAGTCTGGAAAATCCAAATGGTTATTCAATCAGGAAAGAGAAGTTATTCATCAGAAACCTCCAAAATGAACTGCCGGCAGAACCTCAAGAGTCTGACACCATCACTAATG GTTCCAAAAACAGAGTTGAAAATGTTGTGGGATGTCATGAAGAAGTGAATGATAAGATACATAAAGCATTGAAGTCCTTACGTTTACGTGAGAAGTGCAATCTTGTCCAGTTTTGGGCACCTTGTAGTAATGGAAATTACATTTTACTAAAAACTGTAGATCAACCTTTTCACCAAGGTAAACCTAATAATGGACTCAGTAGTTACAGGAGGGAATCAGAGCGCAACTGGTTTCTAGTGGATGAGAaatgtgaagaagaagatctTATCCCTGTGGCGCGTGTATTTAGGACACAATTGCCAGAGTGGACTTCTGATGTAATGAATTACTATTCGAAAAAATATCCACTACAGGATTTTGCTATTCGTTTGAATCTTCATGGATATCTGGTTTTGCCAGTGTTTGATCCTAATACCATGACATGTGTTGGTGTGCTTGAATTCATCACATATCTGAGTAATCTTGATTGTGCTTATGAGGTTCAAGAAGTTCATCGAACCCTCAAG GCAGTGAACCTGATATCGCCACAAGCATTTGATTGCCCTGCATCTAAT GTTAACAGCGAATATAGAAAGCATGAGCTAGATGAAATCTTCACGATTTTAAAAGAACTTTGTGACACTTACAGTTTACCACTTGCACAGACCTGGGTAGTGTCCTCGTGGAGTAGCTATACGGCAGTCGGAGATAAAGTAGAAAAGACATGTAGTTGCTTTAACTCTAGCTGCATAGGAAAAGTTTGCATGTCGTCAACTTCTCTACCATTTTACGTGCCTGATTTGCAGCACTGGAATTTTAGGAAAGCCTGCAGAGAGCATCACTTGCTGACATCCCAAGGTGTTGTTGGGAGGGCGCTGTCATCTCATGGTTCAAGCTTTTGTCCTGATGTAACTGAACTAGGAGAAGAAGAATATCCTTTGGTTCACAATGCACGCATGAGCGGATTACGGGGATGCTTTGCCATATACTTGAATAGTAGAGAACATGATCATAGTTATGTATTAGAGTTTTTTCTACCCGTCGACATGAGAGAAAGTGCAGAGCTACAAAACATGATGCAAAAGTTAAAGATGCATATTAGGTTTTCCTCTTTTGAGTGTGGAGACCAAGCAGGCACCGAAGTTATTGGAAGGGCTATGGAGGTAAGTCAACAATCATTATCAATTCAGCTTAATATGGACCCAACATcaatgtcaaaagaaataatTCAGCTAGATTTAGAAGACTCACAGACAGTAGGTGAAACTAGTGCTCAAAATGATTGCATTAGTTCTCAAGATCCATATCGTTTTACTCAAGTTTACCGCAAGAACTTGAGTAGCATAACTAACTCACAGAAAATGTCTGTGAATGATGTTAGTAGCAAGAAAATTGATGTACCTACCGAAGGCAAAGGGTTTACTTCTGCAGAAAACGGCGTTTTTGTCAAACAAAGTAGAAAACATAAAACTGATTCCCCTGGTTCTGAGCAAATtcagaaatatattgaaaagttgaTAAATGAAGCCTCACTTGGGGACATGTCAAGAGAAATATTGAATTCTAAAGATTCAGGGCGTGTACATGAATTTAATGCTGAAACTGCTTTTTGCGTCGGTTGCCCAATAAACTGGAAAAATGCTATTACTaagagggagaatatgtttgtggatgatgctACAAGCAAGAAAATTGATTTCGTCTCTGGAGAAGCAGCCTTAATGGAACATAGAATAAAACCTAAATCTGATGATCTTATTGCagaacacaaacaaaaatattctgAAAAGCCAACAGATGAGGTTTCCAGAAGCTTTGGCTCCTTGTCGAGTGATATTTGGCAACTGTCTCAAAATGAACATGATTTAGTCAACAGTTACCACAAGAACTGGAGCAGTGCTGTTGCTAACACAGAAGAAATCATTGTGGCCGATGTTCTAGCCGCAAAATCTGATGTAGGTAGTGTGGAAAATGGATGCAATTCTGAAAGAAAAGGAGCGTATACTAGACGCAGACGAAAGCGCAAAATGGATTCTATTACACAACGGTCAATTCAGCAATATTTTGGAAAACCAATAGCGGAAGCTTCTACCAGACTCGGCG TTAGTCGATCTACACTGAAGCGTGTTTGCCGTGAGCTAGATATACCCCGTTGGCCATTTCCGCAGCGCAATAAGAAACATTCTCATTTTAGTATATCTGTTGTTATTCGCCTGCTGATTAGAATTAAGCGGTGGAGTTGTTCAACTAGTCAGCACGGTTTTTCTGCCAAGTGGTGGATTTGTGGAAAACATAATGCTTTTGCTGCTAAATCAAATCAATTGTGTGATTCTCGTAAAGGAGAGTCGATTTGTGAGCGAATTTACTTGTCAAAGTCATTAAAAGAATCAGATGACTGCATAGAGACGTTGATTTCATATTCTAAGCCCCAGCAAGCATGCTTTGGTATATATGAAGCAGCATGCTTGTTGTTGGGCTTAAAGCGTTGGAGAAAGAGGACTCTGTTAAAGCATGCAACACAGTGCAATGATTACCTTATTGACGACGGGCATTCAGATATTAATATCTTCAATGTGTTTCCATACAAGAATATGGTTTACGGCTCAGAAACATGCAAGGTGACAGTGAAGGCAGCTTATAAAGATGATATTGTAAAGTTTGATTTCCCTTTTTCATTGGgactttcaaaattaaaaaaccaagtGGCTCAAAGGATTAAGCTTCAAGCAACAAGATTTCATCTAAAATACaaggatgaagatgatgatctAATTCTCATTACTTGTGATGAAGACCTCTGCAGCCTTGTGCCATTTTCGGCTACTTCAGCTA GTCACTACTGGCATTACAGAGGATGA
- the LOC122589130 gene encoding uncharacterized protein LOC122589130 translates to MEPVYASYRFVINQLRILLPISVCFVFPCQLVEDIVSRVFEEFNFFQESGLLQFWKCTVSDVSEDSGYNVVLLEKPFRLTDQNHEGLKNYRRKCHDNVVRFVGKQIKINGNWFAGRAAQTEIADERTKDLVCSHHYQQYAEAAGMGQCVLPVFYDKGNGKELIGIIELVTSEPKESYVDDLNQFVHLLKGRGLKSSYMGKTIKVHYDGFGIVKFTLPISAKFTDLLKELRERLPLKDNYGCIKYEDTISNHRISNDEDLQKCMKKSSSKGEACIRMFVDHVDGT, encoded by the exons ATGGAACCTGTGTATGCTTCATATCGTTTCGTTATTAATCAGTTGAGGATATTATTGCCCATTAGTGTATGCTTCGTGTTTCCGTGTCAATTAGTTGAGGACATTGTTTCTCGAGTGTTTGAGGAATTTAATTTTTTCCAAGAATCAGGTTTACTTCAGTTTTGGAAATGCACCGTATCTGATGTTTCAGAGGACAGTGGGTACAATGTTGTTTTATTAGAGAAACCTTTTAGATTGACTGATCAAAACCATGAAGGACTTAAAAATTACAGGAGGAAATGTCATGATAACGTTGTTAGATTTGTTGGTAAACAAATAAAGATTAATGGAAACTGGTTTGCTGGGCGTGCAGCTCAAACCGAGATTGCAGATGAGAGGACAAAAGATCTTGTATGTAGTCATCATTATCAACAATATGCTGAAGCAGCAGGCATGGGGCAGTGTGTTCTGCCTGTGTTTTATGATAAGGGAAATGGGAAGGAACTCATTGGAATCATCGAGCTAGTCACAAGTGAACCAAAAGAAAGTTATGTCGATGATTTAAATCAGTTCGTGCACTTACTGAAG GGTAGGGGCTTAAAATCCAGTTATATGGGGAAGACGATAAAAGTTCACTATGATGGTTTTGGTATAGTCAAGTTTACGCTACCCATTTCAGCCAAGTTCACAGACCTGTTGAAGGAATTGAGAGAAAGGCTCCCATTGAAGGACAATTATGGCTGTATCAAGTACGAAGACACTATAAGCAACCACCGGATTTCTAATGATGAAGACCTCCAGAAGTGCATGAAGAAATCCAGTTCAAAGGGGGAAGCATGCATCAGAATGTTTGTTGATCACGTAGATGGTACTTGA